In one window of Streptomyces roseofulvus DNA:
- a CDS encoding lysophospholipid acyltransferase family protein, with protein sequence MFYRLLKYVLLGPLLKLLFRPRVEGIEHVPEEGAAIVAGNHLSFSDHFLMPVVLDRRITFLAKQEYFTGPGLKGRLTAAFFRAAGQIPVDRSGKEAGRAAIREGLGVLARDELLGIYPEGTRSHDGRLYKGKVGVAVMALTAGVKVVPCAMVGTFEIQPPGRVVPRIRRVTIRFGEPLDFSRFAGSVDERAVVRAVTDEIMYAIMRLSGQEYVDEYAAVVKAAGDS encoded by the coding sequence GTGTTCTACCGGCTGCTGAAGTACGTACTGCTCGGGCCGCTGCTGAAACTGCTGTTCCGGCCGCGGGTCGAGGGGATCGAGCACGTCCCGGAGGAGGGCGCGGCGATCGTCGCGGGGAACCATCTCTCCTTCTCCGACCACTTCCTGATGCCGGTCGTGCTCGACCGGCGGATCACCTTCCTGGCGAAGCAGGAGTACTTCACCGGGCCCGGGCTGAAGGGGCGGCTGACCGCCGCGTTCTTCCGGGCGGCCGGGCAGATCCCGGTGGACCGCTCCGGCAAGGAGGCGGGTCGGGCGGCGATCCGGGAGGGGCTCGGGGTGCTCGCCCGGGACGAGCTGCTGGGGATCTACCCGGAGGGCACCCGCTCGCACGACGGGCGTCTGTACAAGGGGAAGGTCGGCGTGGCGGTGATGGCGCTGACGGCGGGGGTGAAGGTCGTGCCGTGCGCCATGGTCGGCACCTTCGAGATCCAGCCGCCCGGGCGGGTGGTGCCCCGGATCCGGCGGGTGACCATCCGGTTCGGGGAGCCGCTGGACTTCTCGCGGTTCGCGGGCTCGGTGGACGAGCGGGCGGTGGTGCGGGCGGTCACGGACGAGATCATGTACGCGATCATGCGGCTGTCGGGGCAGGAGTACGTGGACGAGTACGCGGCCGTGGTGAAGGCGGCGGGCGACTCCTGA
- a CDS encoding type 1 glutamine amidotransferase — protein sequence MSDSSLRVVWVYPDLLSTYGDQGNVLVVERRARQRGLHVERVDVRSDQPVPTSGDIYLIGGGEDRPQRLAAERLRRDGGLSRAASNGAIIFSVCAGYQILGHEFINDLGAREPGLGLLDVTTVRGEGARCVGDVLADIDPHLGLPQLTGFENHQGVTHLGPTARPFARTVFGNGNGTGDGTEGAYNDTVFGTYMHGPVMARNPQIADLLLKLALDVNALPPTDDRWYEALRAERIAAASQPA from the coding sequence ATGAGTGACAGCAGCCTGCGTGTGGTCTGGGTCTACCCCGACCTGCTCAGCACCTACGGCGACCAGGGCAACGTCCTCGTCGTCGAACGCCGCGCCCGCCAGCGCGGCCTGCACGTCGAGCGCGTCGACGTCCGCAGCGACCAGCCGGTCCCGACCTCCGGCGACATCTACCTGATCGGCGGCGGCGAGGACCGGCCGCAGCGGCTCGCGGCCGAGCGGCTGCGCCGCGACGGCGGCCTCTCCCGGGCCGCCTCGAACGGCGCGATCATCTTCTCGGTCTGCGCCGGCTACCAGATCCTGGGCCACGAGTTCATCAACGACCTCGGGGCGCGCGAGCCGGGCCTCGGCCTGCTCGACGTGACCACGGTCCGCGGCGAGGGCGCCCGCTGCGTCGGCGACGTGCTCGCCGACATCGACCCGCACCTGGGCCTCCCCCAGCTGACCGGCTTCGAGAACCACCAGGGCGTCACCCACCTCGGCCCGACGGCCCGCCCCTTCGCGCGGACCGTCTTCGGCAACGGCAACGGCACCGGCGACGGCACCGAGGGCGCGTACAACGACACCGTCTTCGGCACCTACATGCACGGTCCCGTGATGGCCCGCAACCCGCAGATCGCGGACCTGCTGCTGAAGCTGGCCCTCGACGTCAACGCGCTGCCGCCGACCGACGACCGGTGGTACGAGGCGCTGCGCGCCGAGCGCATCGCGGCCGCCTCGCAGCCCGCCTGA
- the def gene encoding peptide deformylase, which translates to MRNRPIPGSSGVVRTMTLLGDPVLHTPCAPVTEFGRELDGLVESMFATMYAAHGVGLAANQVGVGLRVFVYDCPDDEDVRHLGHVVNPRLVEADGDAYRGPEGCLSLPGLEAPVARFDRAVVEGVRTDGTPVRVEGTGFFARCLLHEMDHLEGRVYAEHVTGWRRSRLLRAVRKQSWGEGASVLEA; encoded by the coding sequence ATGCGAAACCGCCCCATCCCCGGCAGCTCCGGCGTCGTCCGGACGATGACCCTGCTCGGCGACCCCGTGCTGCACACGCCCTGTGCCCCCGTCACCGAGTTCGGGCGCGAGCTCGACGGGCTGGTGGAGTCCATGTTCGCCACCATGTACGCGGCGCACGGCGTGGGTCTGGCCGCGAACCAGGTGGGCGTGGGGCTGCGGGTGTTCGTCTACGACTGCCCGGACGACGAGGACGTGCGGCACCTGGGGCACGTGGTGAACCCGCGGCTGGTGGAGGCGGACGGCGACGCGTACCGCGGCCCGGAGGGCTGCCTCTCGCTGCCGGGCCTGGAGGCGCCGGTGGCCCGCTTCGACCGCGCGGTGGTGGAGGGCGTCCGCACCGACGGCACGCCGGTCCGGGTCGAGGGTACCGGCTTCTTCGCCCGCTGCCTGCTGCACGAGATGGACCACCTGGAGGGCCGCGTCTACGCGGAGCACGTCACCGGGTGGCGCAGATCACGTCTCCTCCGCGCCGTCCGCAAGCAGTCCTGGGGCGAGGGCGCGTCCGTCCTGGAGGCGTAG
- a CDS encoding cytochrome c oxidase assembly protein, with protein sequence MDHSGHGMTTDLPPFTLGRGLEFSPDLFFLIGCLAALGLYGWGVARLRRRGDAWPVARTVFFTAGVLTVALVMCTKLNDYGMVMFSVHMVQHMVISMVSPILLLLGAPVTLALRALPVAGRDALGPRELLLKLLHSRYMRIITHPAFTISMFIASLYGLYFTSLFDTLMASKPGHIAMMVHFLAVGLVFFWPIMGVDPGPHRPGYVMRMLELFAGMPFHAFFGIAMMMATQPMVDAYKNPPASLGIDALADQNAAGGIAWAFSEIPSVLVLIALVYQWYHSEQRQAVRKDRQADRDGDKELAEYNAYLASLQARR encoded by the coding sequence ATGGATCACAGCGGGCACGGCATGACCACGGATCTGCCGCCGTTCACGCTGGGGCGGGGCCTGGAGTTCTCTCCCGACCTCTTCTTCCTGATCGGCTGCCTCGCGGCGCTCGGTCTGTACGGCTGGGGCGTCGCCCGGCTGCGGAGGCGCGGAGACGCCTGGCCGGTCGCCCGGACCGTGTTCTTCACGGCAGGCGTGCTGACCGTCGCCCTGGTGATGTGCACCAAGCTGAACGACTACGGCATGGTCATGTTCAGCGTGCACATGGTGCAGCACATGGTGATCTCCATGGTCTCGCCGATCCTGCTGCTGCTCGGCGCGCCGGTGACGCTGGCGCTGCGGGCCCTGCCGGTGGCCGGCCGCGACGCGCTCGGCCCGCGCGAGCTGCTGCTGAAGCTGCTGCACAGCCGGTACATGCGGATCATCACGCACCCCGCGTTCACCATCAGCATGTTCATCGCCAGCCTCTACGGCCTCTACTTCACCTCGCTCTTCGACACCCTGATGGCGTCGAAGCCCGGGCACATCGCGATGATGGTGCACTTCCTCGCGGTCGGCCTGGTCTTCTTCTGGCCGATCATGGGCGTGGACCCGGGCCCGCACCGGCCCGGGTACGTGATGCGGATGCTGGAGCTCTTCGCGGGCATGCCGTTCCACGCCTTCTTCGGCATCGCGATGATGATGGCGACCCAGCCGATGGTGGACGCGTACAAGAACCCGCCCGCCTCGCTCGGCATCGACGCGCTCGCCGACCAGAACGCCGCCGGCGGCATCGCCTGGGCGTTCAGCGAGATCCCGTCGGTGCTGGTGCTGATCGCCCTGGTCTACCAGTGGTACCACTCCGAGCAGCGGCAGGCGGTGCGCAAGGACCGGCAGGCCGACCGGGACGGCGACAAGGAGCTGGCGGAGTACAACGCCTACCTGGCCTCGCTCCAGGCGCGCCGCTGA
- a CDS encoding DUF3048 domain-containing protein produces the protein MPGARGPRRPGRGLTALLCAVTAAGLYGCSGAGPPDPAPTPTRAPTTTAPAGVSPFTGLPARTGPVLAVKVDNVAAARPQTGLGAADLVYVEQVEGGVTRLLAVYSSRLPDSVGPVRSARESDISLLRPFGRPALAYSGAQSALNPLLDAASLDLVTESNAPGAFRRSPDRPAPHNLYLRPERALAAAPDASDAAPIGLRFGGPPAGGTATSGETVRFPAARYTFTWSAADRGWHVALDGRAMTSTDTGPLAPATVVVQRVTVRPSAFHDVTGAVSPYTETTGSGTATVLRDGRAHEARWSRPDPAGGTAFTTPDGSPLAFARGQVWFVLAPR, from the coding sequence ATGCCAGGCGCGCGCGGACCCCGGCGTCCCGGGCGCGGGCTCACCGCACTGCTCTGCGCGGTGACCGCGGCCGGTCTGTACGGCTGCTCCGGCGCGGGCCCGCCGGACCCGGCACCGACGCCGACGCGCGCGCCCACCACCACCGCCCCCGCCGGCGTCTCGCCGTTCACCGGACTGCCCGCCCGCACCGGCCCCGTGCTCGCCGTGAAGGTGGACAACGTGGCCGCGGCCCGGCCCCAGACCGGCCTCGGCGCCGCCGACCTCGTCTACGTCGAACAGGTCGAGGGCGGCGTCACCCGCCTGCTCGCCGTCTACTCGTCCCGCCTGCCCGACAGCGTCGGCCCCGTCCGCAGCGCCCGCGAGTCCGACATCTCCCTCCTGCGCCCCTTCGGCCGGCCCGCCCTCGCCTACTCCGGCGCCCAGTCCGCACTGAACCCGCTGCTCGACGCCGCCTCCCTCGACCTCGTCACCGAGTCGAACGCGCCCGGCGCCTTCCGGCGCTCCCCCGACCGCCCGGCCCCGCACAACCTCTACCTGCGCCCTGAGCGCGCCCTCGCCGCCGCCCCCGACGCCTCCGACGCGGCCCCCATCGGTCTGCGCTTCGGTGGCCCGCCCGCCGGCGGCACGGCGACCAGCGGGGAGACGGTCCGCTTCCCGGCGGCGCGCTACACCTTCACCTGGTCAGCCGCCGACCGCGGCTGGCACGTCGCCCTCGACGGCCGCGCGATGACGTCGACCGACACCGGCCCGCTCGCCCCCGCCACCGTCGTCGTCCAGCGGGTGACCGTCCGCCCCTCCGCGTTCCACGACGTGACCGGCGCCGTCTCCCCGTACACCGAGACCACCGGCTCCGGCACGGCGACCGTGCTGCGCGACGGGCGGGCGCACGAGGCCCGCTGGTCCCGCCCGGACCCGGCCGGCGGCACCGCCTTCACCACCCCCGACGGAAGCCCGCTCGCCTTCGCCCGCGGACAGGTCTGGTTCGTCCTGGCCCCGCGCTGA
- a CDS encoding TetR family transcriptional regulator yields MDIAHRTTDQQKPAEQRRRELLEAADRVVLRDGPKASMNAIAAEAGITKPILYRHFGDKGGLYRALATRHTDALLASLRAALDAPADRRRRVESTLDTYLASIEAMPQVYRFLMHPAEESHQAEQGFDVGRHSAPLLRRMGEELGQVIAERVDLGPAAEAQARIWGHGIVGMMHAAGDWWLGERPCSRAELVRSLADLLWGRLAEADDRADGPGF; encoded by the coding sequence ATGGACATCGCACACCGGACCACCGACCAGCAGAAGCCCGCCGAGCAGCGGCGGCGCGAACTGCTGGAGGCGGCGGACCGGGTGGTGCTCCGCGACGGCCCCAAGGCATCCATGAACGCGATCGCGGCCGAGGCCGGCATCACCAAGCCGATCCTCTACCGCCACTTCGGCGACAAGGGCGGCCTCTACCGCGCCCTCGCCACCCGCCACACCGACGCCCTGCTCGCCTCGCTGCGGGCCGCCCTCGACGCCCCCGCCGACCGGCGCCGCCGGGTCGAGTCCACCCTCGACACCTACCTCGCCTCCATCGAGGCGATGCCGCAGGTCTACCGCTTCCTCATGCACCCCGCCGAGGAGTCCCACCAGGCCGAGCAGGGCTTCGACGTCGGCCGCCACTCCGCCCCGCTGCTGCGACGCATGGGCGAGGAGCTGGGCCAGGTCATCGCCGAGCGCGTCGACCTCGGCCCCGCGGCCGAGGCGCAGGCCCGGATCTGGGGCCACGGCATCGTCGGCATGATGCACGCCGCCGGCGACTGGTGGCTCGGCGAGCGCCCCTGCTCCCGCGCCGAACTGGTCCGCTCCCTCGCCGACCTCCTCTGGGGCCGCCTGGCCGAAGCCGACGACCGCGCGGACGGCCCGGGCTTCTAG
- a CDS encoding Mur ligase family protein, with protein sequence MSGHPGNPEPLSPRAKLAVTAGKAAAAVSRAAGRGSGSVIGGRVALKLDPDLLGRLAQHLDVVLVSATNGKTTTTRLIAEALRASGPVVSNALGANMPAGITSALAGGSDARFGVIEVDEKYLAGVARDTTPKAIALLNLSRDQLDRAAETRMLAEKWREGLNGSKAVVIANADDPLIVWAASSSPNVVWVAVGQEWKDDAWSCPSCGGVLQRPGDDWFCGECGFRRPAPSWALSGDHVLDPHGSAWPIRLQLPGRANKANAATSAAVAAVFGVPPQVALERMYQVQAVAGRYDVVSFQDRQLRLLLAKNPAGWLETFSLIDPPPTPVILSVNARGADGTDTSWLWDVDYGRLAGHPIMVIGDRRLDLAVRLEVAGVDFRVCDTLDEAVAMAPPGQIELIANYTAFQDVRRRVGN encoded by the coding sequence ATGTCAGGACACCCCGGTAATCCAGAGCCGCTGTCGCCGCGCGCCAAGCTGGCCGTGACCGCGGGCAAGGCGGCCGCCGCGGTGTCGCGGGCGGCCGGCCGTGGCAGCGGATCGGTGATCGGCGGAAGGGTCGCGCTCAAGCTCGACCCCGACCTGCTGGGACGGCTCGCGCAGCACCTGGACGTCGTCCTCGTGTCCGCCACCAACGGCAAGACCACCACGACCCGGCTGATCGCCGAGGCGCTCCGGGCCAGCGGCCCGGTGGTCTCCAACGCCCTCGGCGCCAACATGCCCGCGGGCATCACCTCCGCCCTCGCCGGCGGAAGCGACGCCCGGTTCGGCGTGATCGAGGTCGACGAGAAGTACCTCGCCGGCGTCGCCCGCGACACCACCCCCAAGGCGATCGCGCTGCTCAACCTCTCCCGCGACCAGCTCGACCGCGCCGCCGAGACGCGGATGCTCGCCGAGAAGTGGCGCGAGGGCCTGAACGGCTCCAAGGCCGTCGTCATCGCCAACGCCGACGACCCGCTGATCGTGTGGGCCGCCTCCTCCTCCCCCAACGTGGTGTGGGTCGCGGTCGGCCAGGAGTGGAAGGACGACGCCTGGTCGTGCCCCTCCTGCGGCGGCGTGCTCCAGCGCCCCGGCGACGACTGGTTCTGCGGCGAGTGCGGCTTCCGCCGTCCCGCCCCGAGCTGGGCGCTCAGCGGCGACCACGTGCTCGACCCGCACGGCTCGGCCTGGCCGATCCGGCTCCAGCTGCCCGGCCGCGCCAACAAGGCGAACGCCGCCACCTCGGCCGCCGTCGCCGCCGTCTTCGGCGTCCCGCCGCAGGTCGCCCTGGAGCGCATGTACCAGGTGCAGGCCGTGGCCGGCCGCTACGACGTGGTCTCCTTCCAGGACCGCCAGCTGCGGCTGCTGCTCGCGAAGAACCCGGCCGGCTGGCTGGAGACGTTCTCCCTCATCGACCCGCCGCCGACGCCGGTCATCCTCTCGGTCAACGCGCGCGGCGCCGACGGCACCGACACCTCCTGGCTGTGGGACGTCGACTACGGCCGGCTCGCCGGCCACCCGATCATGGTGATCGGCGACCGCCGGCTCGACCTCGCGGTCCGCCTGGAGGTCGCGGGCGTGGACTTCCGCGTCTGCGACACGCTCGACGAGGCGGTCGCCATGGCCCCGCCCGGACAGATCGAGCTGATCGCCAACTACACCGCCTTCCAGGACGTACGCCGCCGTGTCGGCAACTGA
- a CDS encoding PRC-barrel domain containing protein, whose amino-acid sequence MGADIWGYPKSSGHVPGDTLIGYAVEATDGGIGKVDRHTEDVDRSYLVVDTGPWILGHKVVLPAGLVDRVDRENETVHVDCTKEQVRESPDFEAGQNEQDVTFVRLIEQYYSNRHM is encoded by the coding sequence ATGGGCGCCGACATCTGGGGCTACCCGAAGTCCTCGGGCCATGTGCCCGGCGACACCCTGATCGGCTACGCGGTGGAGGCCACCGACGGAGGCATCGGCAAGGTCGACCGGCACACGGAGGACGTCGACCGGTCCTATCTGGTCGTGGACACGGGGCCGTGGATCCTCGGCCACAAGGTCGTCCTGCCCGCCGGCCTGGTCGACCGCGTGGACAGGGAGAACGAGACCGTGCACGTGGACTGCACCAAGGAGCAGGTCCGCGAGTCGCCGGACTTCGAGGCGGGGCAGAACGAGCAGGACGTGACGTTCGTCCGCCTCATCGAGCAGTACTACTCGAACAGGCACATGTGA
- a CDS encoding 6-phosphofructokinase: MRIGVLTSGGDCPGLNAVIRSVVHRAVVDHGDEVIGFHDGWKGLLECDYRKLDLDAVGGILARGGTILGSSRVQPAHLVDGVERARGHVADLGLDAIIPIGGEGTLKAANLLSEAGLPIVGVPKTIDNDIASTDVTFGFDTAVTVATEALDRLKTTAESHQRVLVVEVMGRHTGWIALHSGMAAGAHAVVVPERPFDIDELTSRVGARFEDGKRFAIVVVAEGAKPLEGSSMDFKTAGTDIYGHERFTGVANQLSVELERRLGKEARPVILGHVQRGGTPTAYDRVLATRFGWHAVEAAHRGEFGMLTSLRGTDIVMVPLAQAVETLKTVPEDRYAEAECVL; the protein is encoded by the coding sequence ATGCGCATTGGTGTGCTCACCTCCGGCGGAGACTGCCCCGGTCTGAACGCCGTCATCCGTTCCGTCGTGCACCGGGCCGTCGTCGACCACGGAGACGAGGTCATCGGCTTCCACGACGGGTGGAAGGGCCTCCTGGAGTGCGACTACCGGAAGCTCGACCTCGACGCGGTCGGCGGCATCCTCGCCCGCGGCGGCACCATCCTCGGGTCCTCCCGCGTCCAGCCCGCCCACCTCGTCGACGGGGTCGAGCGGGCCAGGGGCCACGTCGCCGACCTCGGCCTCGACGCGATCATCCCGATCGGCGGCGAGGGCACCCTCAAGGCCGCCAACCTCCTCTCCGAGGCCGGCCTGCCCATCGTGGGCGTCCCGAAGACCATCGACAACGACATCGCCTCGACCGACGTCACCTTCGGCTTCGACACCGCCGTCACCGTCGCCACCGAGGCCCTCGACCGCCTGAAGACCACCGCCGAGTCCCACCAGCGGGTCCTCGTCGTCGAGGTCATGGGCCGTCACACCGGCTGGATAGCCCTGCACTCGGGCATGGCCGCCGGCGCCCACGCCGTCGTCGTCCCGGAGCGCCCCTTCGACATCGACGAGCTGACCTCCCGGGTCGGCGCCCGCTTCGAGGACGGCAAGCGGTTCGCGATCGTCGTGGTCGCCGAGGGCGCCAAGCCGCTGGAGGGCTCCTCCATGGACTTCAAGACCGCCGGCACCGACATCTACGGCCACGAGCGGTTCACCGGCGTCGCCAACCAGCTCTCCGTCGAGCTGGAGCGCCGGCTCGGCAAGGAGGCCCGCCCGGTCATCCTCGGCCACGTCCAGCGCGGCGGCACGCCCACCGCGTACGACCGCGTCCTCGCCACCCGCTTCGGCTGGCACGCGGTCGAGGCGGCGCACCGCGGCGAGTTCGGCATGCTGACCTCGCTGCGCGGCACCGACATCGTGATGGTGCCGCTGGCGCAGGCCGTCGAGACGCTGAAGACGGTCCCCGAGGACCGCTACGCCGAGGCCGAGTGCGTCCTCTGA